The DNA region TTGATGTTTTAGTTGCAGATGCAGGAGTGCAAGCTTTTAGCTCTATTGTAGATTCTACCCCAGAACATTGGAATACAATTATAGGAACAAATGTTATCGGTACGGCAAATACGATGATAGCATTCTTGCCTTTGATCATTCCTCAAAAAATGGGTAAAGTTGTTATTCTTGCTTCAACACAAGGTATGAGAGGTATGTGGAATGGTGCAGCTTATGCAGCTTCAAAATGGGGATTGGTGGGTCTTGCTAAGTCTGTTGCTATTGAAATGGGTCCTCATCATATCAATGTAAATGTGGTCGTTCCCGGATTAGTCAATACCGAAATGACACATAATCTTAAACGTTGGCAAGTGGCAATGGGACCAGGATATGAAAATGCTCAGGTTACCGAAGCGCAAGTATCAGAAGTTTTATCCAAAAAAGATGCCTTAGGGTTACCTTGGGTAGAAGCGGACGATATCGCACCAGCAGTCGTGTTTCTAACATCTGATGCGGCAAATAAGATTACTGGTGCAGTGTACGACGTTGCAGCAGGTACAAGTACGGTATATACGTCATAATCTATTTTTAAAATTACATAAGATAGCAAGGTTTTCAGGTTAATCAATATCTTTGTTTCCTAAAAATACAGGAAGTTGAGTTTAACCATAAAAACAAATGAATTAGTAAAGATTTATCACAATAGAACGGTGGTGAGTCACGTATCTGTTCAGGTAAGTCAAGGGGAGATCGTCGGTTTGCTTGGTCCAAATGGAGCAGGTAAAACGACGACTTTTTATATGGTCGTGGGTTTGATACAGCCAGAAGAAGGATCTGTTTACCTAAATGAGGAAGATATCACAAAACTTCCTATGTATAAAAGAGCACAATTGGGCATTGGATATTTGCCGCAAGAAGCGTCTGTATTTCGAAAGTTGAGCGTAGAAGATAATATTATGGCGATTTTGGAAATGACCAAATTATCCAAATCTGAACGTGCTGAGAAATTAGAATCGCTGTTGAATGAATTCGGTTTGCAACACGTACGCAAAAATAATGGGGATAGTTTGAGTGGTGGTGAACGACGTCGTACGGAAATAGCGAGAGCATTAGCTATCGATCCAAAATTTATCTTGTTAGATGAGCCATTTGCAGGAGTCGATCCCATTGCCGTAGAAGATATTCAAAGTGTGGTTGCCAAATTGAAATATAAAAATATCGGTATTCTCATTACCGATCACAATGTAAATGAGACGCTTTCCATCTGTGATAGAGCGTATCTTTTGATTGATGGTAAAATATTTAAACACGGAACTGCCGAACAATTAGCTGAAAACGAACAAGTTAGGCGTTTGTATTTAGGTACTAATTTTGAATTAAAACGTAAAGATTGGATTTTGGAAATGGGAAAAACCAATGGTCAGAGTTTGCATATTAAAGAAGAAGAAAAAGAATCAGAGTCTTAATCGGAATTAAAAATGTGAATGTATTGGCTAAATAACTTATCATTCATAATTCATAACTCTTTTCCTATTAACCATTAACTTTGCGTACAATCCAATATATTAGCATAAAGATTTTTATATAAAATGAGTCAAACAAAAAGAATCGCTCTTTTCGGATCAACAGGATCTATCGGTAAACAAGCATTAGAAGTTGTTGAGGCACATCCTGATTTGTTTTCTGTGGCGATTTTGACTGCCGCGAGCAACGCTGACCTATTAATCAAACAAGCACTAAAATTTAATCCCAAAATTGTTGTCATCGTTGATGATAGCAAATATAATTATATCAAAGATGCTTTAAAAAGCACGGGTATCACGGTATTGGCAGGAGAGGATGCTTTGTTAGAAACAGCAGGCAATGATTGCTATGATGTCATGTTAGAAGCAATTGTAGGCTATGCAGGACTTTTACCTACGATTAAAGCCATTGAAATAGGTAAACCTGTCGCTTTGGCAAATAAAGAAACCTTGGTCGTTGCCGGTGATTTAGTTATGCAAATGGCAGCGGCGAAACGTGTTCCAATTATTCCCGTAGATAGCGAGCATAGTGCGATTTTCCAATGTTTAATTGGAGAAGGAAAGAATAAAATTGAAAAAATTATATTGACCGCAAGTGGTGGTCCATTTTTGGGTAGAAAACCTAATTTTTTGGTCAATGTAAAAAGAGATCATGCATTGGAGCATCCCAATTGGCGTATGGGCGCTAAGATTTCCATTGACTCTGCAACTTTGATGAATAAAGGTTTGGAAATGATTGAAGCGAAATGGCTTTTTAATCTTAAACCGGAGCAAATTGAAGTCGTTGTGCATCCGCAAAGTATCATTCATAGTATGGTAATGTTTGAAGATGGCGCGATCAAAGCACAAATGGGATTGCCTGATATGAAATTGCCGATTCAATATGCATTGTCATTTCCCCAAAGATTACATTCCGATTTTCCAAGATACAATTTCCGTAGACCAGACACTTTAACTTTTGAAGAGCCTGATTACAAAACATTTAGAAATCTTTCTTTAGCGATTGAAGCGTTGAAAAAAGGTGGAAATCTACCTTGTATTATGAATGCAGCTAATGAGATTGCGGTATACGCATTTTTACATAACCGAATTGGATTTTTGGATATTACAGACGTGGTGGAACAAGCCATGACAAAAATCAAATTCATTGAAAAACCTTCTTTAGAAGATTATATTGACAGTGACGGAGAAGCGAGAAGTTTTGCCGCATCCATTGTAAGATTATAAAGCGGAAAACGATTATTTTTTAAACTATTCAAATGGTATTATTAGCTATCGATTGGGCTAGCGTAGGTGTTAAAGCGCTACAGTTTATCCTTTCATTTTCGATATTGGTGACTTTACACGAATTTGGTCATTTCATAACTGCGAGAATTTTCAAATGTCGTGTGGAAAAATTTTACTTATTTTTTGATCCATGGTTTAGCTTATTCAAAAAGAAAGTTGGCGATACCGAATATGGTATTGGCTGGGTGCCCTTTGGTGGATATGTCAAAATCGCCGGAATGGTCGATGAAAGCATGGATAAAGAACAATTGAAACAAGAACCCAAACCTTGGGAATTTCGTTCTAAACCAGCTTGGCAACGTTTGATTATCATGTGTGCGGGCGTGGTGATGAATTTATTGCTGGGATTTTTTATTTATTCCATGATGTTATTTCATTGGGGTGATGAATATTTACCTACACAAAATTTGACTTATGGTGTAACCGCAGATTCATTAGCACAAAGTGTTGGATTTAAGAATGGTGATAAAATCTTAAGTGTTGATCATAAACCAGTTGAAAGATTTAAGAATGTTGCCATGAATGTCATTTTGGATGGAGCAACTTCTGTACAAGTTGATAGAAATGGTCAAAAGATCGATGTCGCGATTCCAAAAACATTTGCGGGCGATATTATTAAATATAAAGATATAGCCTTCTTGTCTCCAAGATATCTTATGTATCCTTTAGGAACAGTGGTAGATACGATGCCTGCGAAAATAGCAGGATTCAAAGTAGGAGATAAGATTATTGGAGTAAATGGTAACGCGGTACAATTTTTCGATCAATTTAAAGAAAGCGTTTCTAACAACAAAGGGAAATTGGTTACTGCAAAAGTTCTTCGTGGAAATGATACATTGAATTTAAGTGTAAATGTTCCTGCGGATGGAATTATTGGTATTGCTCCGAATATTCCAGATAATGCTTTGAAAACTCATTTAACAAAATACGGATTTTGGGAATCTTTCCCTGGTGGTTTTCAGAAAGGAAAAGAAACATTACGTTCTTATGTTTTACAGTTAAAATTAATTTTTAGTGGAAAAGTAAAAGCGAATGAATCTTTGGGTGGTGTAATCAGCATGGGAAATCTTTTCCCTTCACTTTGGGATTGGCAAACTTTCTGGGGGTTGACAGCTTTTTTCTCTATGGTTTTGGCGCTGATGAATATTTTACCCATTCCAGCTTTAGATGGCGGACATGTATTGTTTTGTTTGATTGAAATGATTACAGGACGTAAACCAAGTGACAAAACTTTGGAAGTCGCGCAAATGATCGGAATGGTCTTATTGCTTGGATTGATGGTATATGCGTTAGGTCTAGATTTCTGGCGTTTATTTAAAAAATAAAAATAAGCTGAATGCAAAAAGCTCAATGCGTAATGCAATTGTATTGTGCTTTGAGCTTTTTGCATTTGGCATAGAGCTGAAATATGAACATAATAATTATTGGTCCTGCACATCCTTTGAGAGGAGGCTTAGCCTCTTTTGATGAGCGCTTGGCAAGAGCGTTCAAAGAAGCAGGACACAATGCCAGTATTTATACATTTTCCTTACAATATCCTGGTTTTTTATTTCCAGGTACGACACAGTTTTCGGATGAACCAGCGCCGACGGATATCGATATTAAAGTTTGTATCAATTCTGTGAATCCACTCAATTGGCGTAAAGTCGGCAAGGAGTTAAAAAATCTTCGTCCTGATATAATATTGATTCGATATTGGTTGCCATTTATGGCGCCTTGTTTGGGTACGATTTTACGGTTTGTCAAAAAGAATAAACATACGAGAACGGTTTGCTTGGCGGACAATATCATACCACATGAACATTTCCCCATGCAAACGCAATTGACCAATTATTTGGTTAAGACGGTGGATGGATTTGTTACAATGAGTGGAGCGGTTTTACAAGATTTGAAAAAATTTACCCAAAAACCTGCAGTTCAAATAGTACATCCGTTATACGACAATTTTGGTGTGCAAATTTCCAAATTAGAAGCGCGTAAGCATTTACAAATTGCTGAAAATCAGCCTTGGATTTTGTTCTTTGGATTTATCCGAAAATATAAGGGTTTGGATATTTTGTTGGAATCCATGCATTTATTGCAAGAAAAAGGTTCGGATATACAATTAATCGTTGCTGGTGAATTTTATGGAGATCGCAAACCTTATGATGATACTATTGAAAAATATCAGTTAAAAAATGTGCATTTGCATACTAATTTCATTACTGATAGTGAGGTCAAATATTATCTAAGTGCAGCTGATTTTGTGATACAACCTTATCGCGATGCAACACAAAGTGGCGTAACACCTTTGGCATATCATTTTGAAAAACCGATGTTGGTTACCAATGTAGGTGGTTTACCGGATATGGTTCCAGATGGAAAAGTTGGTGTCGTAACAGAACCAACCTCAGAAGCTGTAGCAATAGGAATTGAAAAATTATATGCACAGGGAGAATCTCATTATCTTCCTTATCTTCAAATAGAAAAACAAAAATATAGCTGGGCAAAAGCTGTGGAAAGCATGATTGTCATCAGCGGAATCTCTCAAACAAATTAATTATGAATATTTACAGAAGCAAAGCCCCATTACGTATCGGACTTGCGGGCGGCGGTACAGATGTAAGTCCTTATAGTGATTTGTATGGCGGTGCAATTTTAAATATTACGGTTTCCTTATTTGCACATGCCAATATTGAATTGATTGAAAGCGAACAAATTATCTTGTCTGCTATGGATCGAGGAGAGGAGGAAGTGTACGATTGGACGACAAGTCTTCCAATTAATGGAAATTTGGATTTATTAAAAGGTGTTTATAATCGTATTCAAAAAGATTACGGTATATCCAAACAAGGATTTCGATTGAACACATTTGTGGATGCACCCGCTGGAAGCGGTTTGGGTACTTCATCTACTTTGGTTGTTGCTATTTTAGGTGCATTTGTTGAAATGCTCAAATTGCCATTGGGAGATTACGATATTGCGCATTACGCTTATGATATCGAACGAAAAGATCTTGGACTTAGCGGAGGTAAACAAGATCAATACGCGGCGACTTTCGGTGGAGTGAACTATATGGAATTTTTGGCAGACGATCGCGTGATTGTCAATCCGCTTAGAATTCGCAATGAATATTTGGATGAATTGGAAAATAATTTGCTCTTATTCTACACTTCCACAAGTCGAGAAAGTGCCAAAATTATCGTCGAACAGCAAAAAAATGTGCTTCAAAAAAATGAAAAATCTATTGAAGCGATGCATCAATTAAAAGAACAATCTATCTTATTGAAAGAAGCGCTGTTGCGAGGTGAATTGTTCAAATTTGGACAAATTTTGGATTTCGGATTTCAGCAGAAAAAGCAAATGGCTGCTAATATTTCCAATGATTTAATTGATGATATTTATAGCGCGGCGATTGAAGCTGGAGCAACTGGAGGAAAAATCTCTGGTGCTGGTGGAGGTGGATTTATGACATTTTATTGTCCTGGAAATACGCGTTATCAAGTTATTGAAGCTTTAAAGAAGTTTGGGGGAGAGGTGAAACCTTATCGATTTACACGTCATGGTTTAATTACTTGGACCGTAAAATCTTAAAATTTGATATTTATCAATATTAAATTTTGATATTCTAAATATATTCGGACTTTTGAACCGTATTGCTTGTATCTCATTGAACATTTCAAGGTAAAAAAATGATTGAAAAAATTTCTAGTTTGGTTGCAGAATCAATTGATGTAAAGACCAAAATACTGAAAGATGAAGCCTTTCTTTTGAATATTGAAAGGGCTGTAGCATTGGTGGTGGATGCATTTTCCAAAGATAAAAAAGTCATGTTTTGTGGTAATGGCGGTAGCGCAGCAGATGCGCAACATCTTGCGGCGGAGTTTAGTGGACGTTTTTATAAAAATAGAAAAGCATTGCCAGCAGAAGCATTGCATTGTAATACTTCCTATTTGACGGCGGTTGCTAACGATTATAGTTATGACGACATCTATGCCCGCTTGGTAGATGGTATTGGATTTGAAGGTGATGTATTGATAGGATTGAGTACCTCAGGCAATTCCAAAAATGTAGTTAAAGCTATGGAAGTGGCTAAAAACAAAGGCATAATTACACTTGGTTTAACTGGTATAAATGGTGGCCAAATGGAGGATTTAAGTGATATCTTATTTGCCGTGCCATCCAAAGTAACGCCTAGAGTACAAGAAAGTCATATTTTGATAGGTCATATTATCTGTGAATTGGTTGAAGCAAGTTTATTTGAAGATTAACGAGAAACCAAACTGTATGATTAAAGATTGCATAATTCTGTGTGGAGGATTGGGTACACGACTAAAAAGTGAAGTCCCTAATGTACCCAAACCGATGGCGCCAGTGGCAGACAGACCATTTTTGTGGTATGTTGTTAAGAATTTTATTGCACAAGGTATAGAGCATTTTGTATTTGCACTTGGCTATAAAAATGAAATTATCCAACAATATTTGGCTTCTTCGGAGTCGCCTTTTGTCAAGGAAAAAGCAACTTATACGCTGTCTTTAGAAACGGAGCCTTTAGGTACGGGTGGCGCGATTAATAAAGCTTGCGCTTTGACAAAAAGTGAAAATGCCATCATCGCTAATGGAGACACTTTTTACAAAGTTGACTTAAATGCATTGAGCGAAGCGCATGAAACTAAGAAGGCTGAATGTACGCTGTCTTTAAAGACAATGCATGAATTTGACCGTTACGGTGTTGTTTCCTTAGATGCAGATAATCAAGTTGTTTCCTTTAAAGAGAAGAAATTTTATATAGAAGGATTGATTAATGGTGGAATTTATGCGCTCAATATTCCAAAATTTCAATCTCAAAACTGGCCAGAAAAATTTTCATTTGAAACCGATTATTTGGAAAAAAATACAAATAATGGAAAATTGTTTGGCGTAATTGATGAACATTTTTTCATTGATATCGGTATTCCTGAAGATTATAAAAAAGCTATGAAAGAACTAAAAATTCATCATTTTGCTAGTTTGGATATTTCTAAAATCGACAAAACTTGGACGCTGTTTTTGGATAGAGATGGTGTATTAAATGAAGAGATCGGAGATAGTTATGTGTTAAATACGGATCAACTGAAGGTGTATGATTATATACCTAAAGCCCTGGGAATATTAGCAAAGAAATTTAATACAATAGTTATTGTTACCAATCAAAAAGGAATAGGTAAAAAGTTGATGACTATTCAGGATTTGACTTTAATACATAAAAAATTAAAATCTGAAATTGCTACGGAAGGCGGTCGCATCGATAGTTTCTATTTCTGTCCCGATTTGGAAGATAATAGTCCCAATCGTAAACCTCAGCCGGGCATGGCTTTTCAAGCGAAGAAGGATTATCCAAATATTGAATTTTCTAAAAGTATCATGGTGGGCAATCGGTTAAGTGATATGAAATTTGGTAGAAATGCGGGTATGTTTACCGTTTTATTGTCTACAACACACCCAGATATTCCATATCCTAATGAAGATACGGATCTCAGATTTCCTGATTTGTTAGCATTTGCGCAATCCTTAGAAGGTTAAGAAATTATAACCAATGGTAAAAAAAATATAAATTTTGCTATTGGTTAATTTTTCTGTTGTATATTTGTTTTCACAAATGTTGTTAAACGTTAAAAAATATAGATATTTATGAAAAAGGTTTTAGAAGTTATTGCTAGTGCAAGAGGTGCAGAATCTTTCAGTACAAAATTGGCTGATCACATCGTTAGCAAAATCAGCGAAAAATATGATGGTAGTTCTGTAATAAAAAAAGATATCGTTGATAGTAAAATTCCTCATCTTAATCCAGATATTTTAGCTGCATTTTTCACTCCATTGGAAAATCAAGCAGATTCTATCAAAGGATTAGATGCTTTTTCTAACAAAGCAATCAAAGAATTACAAGAAGCAGACACTATCGTAATCGCAGTACCATTTTATAATTTCGGTATTCCTTCTGTATTGAAGGCTTATATTGATCACGTAGCAGTAGGTGGTAAAACTTTTAAATATATTGACGGAGCTCCAGTTGGTTTGTTAACTGGTAAAAAAGTTTATTTGGCAATCTCTTCTGGTGGCGTTTATTCAGAAGGCGACTATAAAGCATATGATTTTACAGAACCATATTTGAGAACTGTATTAGGGTTTTTAGGAATGACTGATGTTACAACATTCCGTATTGAAGGTCTTAATGTTAGTGCATTGAAAGATAGAGCAGTTGAAAAAGGATTGAATTCCGTAGTTATCGACTAATTAGTAAGTAAGAAGTATAGATAAAAAAGTCCGCACTATATTTAGTGCGGACTTTTGTTTATTTTAAGGAGCTTGCATCTACTCTAGTTGGGGTGTCTTTTCCCGAAATTATAGTTTGAGCACTGACAGCGACGGACTTTATTATTTCTGCCATATTTGTTAAATCAAGTGTGCTGATTTCATCACTCAATTTGTGATAGTTCGGTTCACTATCCATTTTAGATGTACTTATCGTATGTGCCGGTACGCCTTGACGCGCAAGGGTTGCATTGTCAGAACGGTAAAATAAATTTTGTTCTGTATAAGGATCTGGATAAAATTGGAACTTGGAACCTTGCAAATTCTTTTGCAAAATTTCGCCCATATTGGTTTTTTCAAATCCTGTAATATAAGCGGAGTTGTTGCCCCATTTACTATCAGTTCCGATCATTTCAATATTGAACATGGCAATTACTTTGTTAGGGTCAAATTGTTGTGAAAAATATTGACTTCCGTACCCACCAATTTCTTCGGCTGTAAAGGCTGCAAAGATCAAAGTACGTTCATTGTTGTTCAGTTTTTTATAGTATTTCGCTAATTCGATTACGGCTGTAGTTCCTGATGCATCATCATTTGCACCATTGTAGATACTGTCCGTTCCTTTGCTAGGATCGACACCTAAGTGATCATAGTGTCCGGAGAAAATAACATATTCATCGGGTTTGGTTTTTCCAGGAATAATACCAACTACATTTTGTAATTTTTGTGCTTCGAGATTTTGTTCTATATGAATATCAAATGTAGATGGAGTCTGTGTGCCTAAAATAAATATTACAGAATAAGGACTTTCAAAAGTTGCTTGTGTGAAATAAGACAATCTTTTAAATAGTTTACTACAAGAGGTGTCGACTATAACAATTGTATTTTGTTTACTATGGATAGCTGCCATAGCTATGGAGAACAATACTTGTTTGCTTTCTATAGTCTCTATTTTGTATCCATTATTTTGGGTGACATCTATATTCTTCTGGGTAGAGACTGCAAGTATATTTTCGGAATTTATCGCTTGATTGTTGATCGTTCCTTTGACCGAACTAATGGATGTTTTATAAACGGAAAATTTTTGCAAATATGATTCTTGTCCTTTCGGATAGCTTAATCCTGTTTTTTTAAATTCTGATGCAATGAATTCAGCGGCTCTATCAATATCTGGGGAGAATGTTTTTCTTCCTCGCATATCATCTGACGCCAATACGGAAAGTATACTCTTGACTGATGTAGGATTGATTATTTTGTCAATATTCTGTGCGTTTACTAAAGTTGTACTTGCGACACCCAATAATAAGGCTCGTATTTTTTTAGAATGGATCATGAACGTGAATTTGAATTAAGTTGGAAAATTAAGCTTTTTTTAATTTTATTCGAATACCTTTCTATTGGTATATTTAAATACTTCCTATTCTACTATTGATTTTTTAATAATGTATTTCATACCAATTAAATAGTCAAAGTATAGTTAGGAATTATTCGGGGCGAAATTAAATAAGTACTATAATGCCGTAAAGTAACAAAGCCTTGTATCATCGATACAAGGCTTTGTCGCTATTAGTACTTTGATATTTTTTAAGCTTTTTCTTCGAACGCTTTTTCGATCGCTTTCAAACCAATATTCATTCTTTCAAGCGCTTCTTTTTTTCCTATTAATGCAGCAACATCAAATACATGTGGACCAAATTTACCACCTACCCACATAATGCGAAGCGGAAGCATCAAATTGCCAGGTTTTTCGATGCCTGCTTTTTGCGTAGTTTCCATGAATAATTCTTCCAAATTTTGTGCAGTCCAGTTGGCGCAGTTTTCATAAACTGGAATTAATTGCTCTTTGTAAAATTTAGCATCTTCAAGCGTCCATTTTTTAATGGCGGATGCTGTATCTAATTCTGCAGGTCTACGGAAAAAGAAATCTGCTTGTTTGACAAAATCTGGCAATAAAGTACATTTTTCTTTTACCAAATCTATCACTCCTGCCAATATTATATCGGCATCAATTTGTTTTTCTGTCACGCCATCTGCTAATAATAAAGGTTTAACTGCTGGGACTAAATCTACTCCAGGTATTTGTTTAAGCCACTCTTTGTTAAACCATAAGGCTTTTGTATAGTTGAATTTTGCACCACCTTTGTGAACACGAGTAATGTCAAATTTTTCGATCAATTCTTTCAAAGAAAATAATTCTTGTTCTGTACCATCGTTCCAACCGATTAATGCAAGCATATTTACAAATGCCTCTGGCACAAATCCTCTTTCTCTAAATCCCTCCGTAAATTCATTATCTCTTGGATCTGTCCAGTTCATTGCAAATACCGGAAATCCTAGTTTCGCTCCATCACGCTTGCTTAATTTGCCTTTGCCATCAGGTTTCATAATCAATGGTAAATGCGCCCATTCTGGCATATTTTCAATGCCGAAAAGATATTCCCATAGTTTGATATGTATAGGCGAACTAGGAAGCCACTCTTCTCCTCTGAATGCATGTGTGATTTTCATCAAATAGTCGTCTACAACCACTGCTAAATGATAGGTTGGCATACCATCGGCTTTCAACAAAACCTTATCATCCACATCGGACGTATTAAAACTCACTTCTCCACGAATCAAATCGGTAAAAGTGATTTTTTCGTTCGCCTCCATTTTGATACGAACGACATAAGGAATTCCGGCTTCGATTTTGGCTTTTGTTTCTTCTTCCGTTAGAGACAAAGAATTTTGCATTTTATCCCTTAATGTGAAGTCGTACTTCGGAGATGGATTGCTTTCTGATTTGAAATTTTCACGCATTGCGGTCAATTCTTCTGGAGTGTCAAATGCATAATATGCATGACCTTCTGTGATTAATTTTTCCGCATATTCTTTATACATTGGTTTGCGCTCACTTTGTCTGTAAGGTGCGTATTGACCAGGATTGGCAGGACTTTCATCTGGATTGATTCCACTCCATTTCAATGTTTCTGTAATATATTCTTCCGCACCAGGAACAAATCTAGTTTGATCTGTATCTTCAATTCTTAAAATAAATTCGCCGCCAAAATGTTTGGCAAATAAATAATTATATAATGCTGTCCTAACTCCACCTAAATGTAAGCCGCCGGTAGGAGAAGGCGCAAATCTGGTTCTAACTTTTTTTTCCATAACGCGGCAAAGGTAAATCAGATTTATTATTTCAAAAATGTAAAAAGTAAATCATTTCAGATAATCTATGCTTTAAAATGATTTAATTTGAATGATGAAAAACTATGTAGTTCTATTAATGGCACTATTTCTTTTTAGTTGCACGTCATCGAGCGAACAACAAAAAGAGACTATTTCCTCGGCATCTGTCAATAATAAGGAACAATTAAAAATCGTAAGTTGGAATATTGAATGGTTCGGTTCGTCTTTAGAAGGTCCGAAAGATAAAGATTTGCAGGAAAAAAATGTCTTGAAAATTTTGACGAATTTGAATGCAGATATTTATGCATTATGTGAAATTGTAGATACAGCAAGATTTGGAAATGTCGTTCGGCAATTGCCAAGTGATTATCAATATTTTATTTCTGATTATGCTAGTAATGCTAAAAATAGCAATAGCTCTTCCTGGCAACAAGCACAAAAAATGGCATTTATAGTTCGCAAAAATTTATTGACAAATATTCAGGTAAATGGTTATTTGAGAAACAATGGTCGATTGGGATATGATTTAGCGAATGGTCGATATCCTTATTTATTAAGTGGATATATTTCATTCAATGGTAAAAATCAATCTTTAAATGTGATGATTTTGCATGCGAAATCTGGTGCTGATCAGGAAAGTTATAACCGTAGAAAAGATGCTGCAAATATATTAGCAGAGAATATTGAAAAGGATTTTGCAAATGAACCCTTTGTTTTAGTTGGGGATTTTAACGATGAGACAACTACAACTATAACTCGAAGTGAATCACAATCTCCTTACGTTGCATTTTCAAGTGACGGATTTCATATTTTAACATCCAATGTTTCGGGTAATTATCAACAATCAACGATACATTATAGTTCTATCATCGATAATCAAATAGTGAATAATACTTTATATTCATATTATATTCCAAGTTCGACTCAGATATTAGGTGATGTACAAGATTGGATAAAAGACTATAAACAAGGAACAACTTCCGATCACTATCCAGTAGTTTCTCTTTTTAGTTATTCAAGCGAAAATAAACCAGAAGTCGGTAGTTTAAATACTAAAGAAAATACAAGAGATTCAAGTGCACTATTTGCGATTGAAAATACATTAGTTTCTAATGAAATTAAATTACAAGCTAGTCAAGATTTGGAAAATGTAAATTTTCAAGTTATGGATGCGCAAGGGAAAAGTTATATTCATTTTTCTAAAAGAAATGTTTCGAGTAATCGACCATTTTATGTAAAATGTAAAGAATTGCCAAACGGCGATTATAGTTTGTTAATTACTACAAATGAAAATAAGCAAGCACTCTTATTTACGAAGCAATAGATTTGTTTTGGATGTTTTCCTCAATTGTATTTTGAGGATTGATATTCGGATACTTGTGTTCTAGGGATTGTAAAAAATTATAGTTTATAATGATATTTTTTATAGAGTCGTCGTATTCTCTTTTCTTATTTTTTATATAGTAAAGGATAGACGAATTTGTAAAAGGAAGATTGAATTTAATATAATTATTTGTCTGATTTGCCAAAATACTTAGTGTTGAATTTAAGTAATTACTGAGTTTGAAATAGGAATTTTTGATGGAAAGCTTTGCATTCGCTAATAAGTTTTTTTCTAGTTTGTAAATATAAATTTTTGAACTATTTAATTTGGGTACAAATGCATATAGCTGATCATCACTGATTACAAAAATACATTCTGATGCTACTTCATTGCTATGCA from Rhizosphaericola mali includes:
- the gltX gene encoding glutamate--tRNA ligase, whose translation is MEKKVRTRFAPSPTGGLHLGGVRTALYNYLFAKHFGGEFILRIEDTDQTRFVPGAEEYITETLKWSGINPDESPANPGQYAPYRQSERKPMYKEYAEKLITEGHAYYAFDTPEELTAMRENFKSESNPSPKYDFTLRDKMQNSLSLTEEETKAKIEAGIPYVVRIKMEANEKITFTDLIRGEVSFNTSDVDDKVLLKADGMPTYHLAVVVDDYLMKITHAFRGEEWLPSSPIHIKLWEYLFGIENMPEWAHLPLIMKPDGKGKLSKRDGAKLGFPVFAMNWTDPRDNEFTEGFRERGFVPEAFVNMLALIGWNDGTEQELFSLKELIEKFDITRVHKGGAKFNYTKALWFNKEWLKQIPGVDLVPAVKPLLLADGVTEKQIDADIILAGVIDLVKEKCTLLPDFVKQADFFFRRPAELDTASAIKKWTLEDAKFYKEQLIPVYENCANWTAQNLEELFMETTQKAGIEKPGNLMLPLRIMWVGGKFGPHVFDVAALIGKKEALERMNIGLKAIEKAFEEKA
- a CDS encoding endonuclease/exonuclease/phosphatase family protein, with translation MMKNYVVLLMALFLFSCTSSSEQQKETISSASVNNKEQLKIVSWNIEWFGSSLEGPKDKDLQEKNVLKILTNLNADIYALCEIVDTARFGNVVRQLPSDYQYFISDYASNAKNSNSSSWQQAQKMAFIVRKNLLTNIQVNGYLRNNGRLGYDLANGRYPYLLSGYISFNGKNQSLNVMILHAKSGADQESYNRRKDAANILAENIEKDFANEPFVLVGDFNDETTTTITRSESQSPYVAFSSDGFHILTSNVSGNYQQSTIHYSSIIDNQIVNNTLYSYYIPSSTQILGDVQDWIKDYKQGTTSDHYPVVSLFSYSSENKPEVGSLNTKENTRDSSALFAIENTLVSNEIKLQASQDLENVNFQVMDAQGKSYIHFSKRNVSSNRPFYVKCKELPNGDYSLLITTNENKQALLFTKQ